DNA from Sphingomonas sp. SUN039:
ATGACGAGCTCGATCTCGGTGCCTATATCGATACCCTACCGCCGGTCGATGCGCCGCGTCGCCCGATTTTTGCCGACCGCGAACTCGGTGCGCCGTTCATGTCGGACGAGGCGCTAGCGACGGCGCCCGCGCTGCCGCTGGTTCTGACGCCACCCGAACCGGTAACCGAACCGGAACAGGAATTGGCACTCGAAGCGCCTGAAGTCGAACCCGAGCCTGCACTTGTTCTCGATGCACCCGAAGAGACTGTCCCGGTCGCTCCCGAACCCGCCGTGCCGCAGATGGACGTCGACCCCGCACTCGAAGCGCCGCTCGACATCGCCGAATTCGACTTGCCGCCGGTCGCCGACGCACGCGAGCCGATTTCGGACGAAAGCAGCATCGATACGCTGATCCGCCGTCTGGAAGCCGGGATGGCGCGTCGCGCGGGACCGCCGCCGCCCAATCCGCCGGCCGCTGCGGCCAACCCGCTGAGCGCGATGCGCGACATGATGGGCATTGCCCGCGAGCCCGAAGCGCAGAACGACATAGGCTCGGCCCGTGCGCTCGACACGCTTCAACGCCTTGCCGCGCGCCGCATGGCGGGTTGATCAGGCGTCGATCGTCAGCGCTTCGACGCTAATCCGTCGCGGGTCTTCGTCCCCGGCTTCGACCACCGCCACATCGGCGACAAAGCCGCGCGGCAGGGAAATCTCCACCTCGCCGATTCGGCGCGCGAACGCCGCGATATCGGGGGATGCCTCGGTCTCCACCCGCAAGCGATGGCGCTCGCCCGAAAAGGTCGCACTGAACCACGGCGTTGCGGTGTGCGACACGAGATATATAGGCCCGAGCTGCACCGCGAAGGCCGCCAGCAATGCGCTCTCAACGCTCATCGCCCGCATCCTTCTATATACGCCGTCACCCGCCGCAACAGCCGGTCGCCGACCGTGCGCCCGCGCCGCAGGTCGTGCACGAAGCGGGGATCGCGCGCGGCCTCGCGCCCGAAACGGGTCGGGGGCGTGCCGGTGCGACGCAAATGGGTTTCGACAAGAGTCAGCAACATCGGGGTGCTCCAAAGTTTGATTCGCTAGGCACTTTCCTATTTCAAAGGGATTTTCCTACTTGTCTAGGGGTTTTCCTATCACTATAGGAGATTCATGACCGATGCCCGTACCGCGCTCGACCAGCTGATCCGCGACCGGGGCGAGGACTATGCCTCGCTATCGCGGCTGCTCGGGCGCAACGCTGCCTATATCCAGCAGTTCATCCGGCGCGGCACGCCGCGCAAGCTCGACGAGGAGGACCGGCGGACGCTCGCGCGCTACTTTCGCGTCGACGAGGCGGTGTTGGGCGGGCCGCGCACCCCTGTCATCGCCAAGCCGCAATCACGGCGCGGGGCCGATTTCGTCCGTATCCCCCGCCTTGCTATCGGTGCATCGGCAGGGCCGGGTGCGCTCGATACCGAGGATGCCGCGGCCGGCGAATTCGTCCTCGACGCCCGTTCGGTCCGGGCACTGGGCGATGCGGGCATGCTCTCGATGATCCAGGTCAGCGGCGATTCGATGGAGCCGACCCTGGGCGACAGCGACGACATTTTGGTCGACCGCAGCGATGCCGCCGAGCGGGTGCGCGACGGCATCTACGTCCTGCGCTTCGACGATGCGCTCAATGTGAAGCGCATCGCGATGAACCCCGAAGGTCGCCGCTTCACCGTCCGCAGCGACAATCCCGCCTATCCGTCATGGCCCGATTGCGATCCGGCGCGGATCGACATCATCGGGCGGGTGGTATGGGTCGGGAGAAGGGTGCGTTAGCCTATTCTCTCGCCAGCCCTTCGACTTTCGCCAGATCGACCCCCGCGACCGCCGCTTTCAGCACATCGATGGACGCTGCGTGTCCTTCGGCCTGGACCATTACCCGGTCGCCGACGATGGTGCCGTAGCTGCCGCGCTTGTCGGCGGTGTCGAACTTTTCGGTCGTCATCCGCCCGTCGACCTTGCCGACCTTTTCGTAGCTGGTGCCTTCCTGTTTCGACGACTGGACGTTGAGCGCCCCGCCAAGCGCGGCAAGGCCGCCCATGGCGCCCATGTCGGTCACCGACAGCTTGATCTCGCTGTCGCCCGATCCGTAGCGCGCCTCGGCATTCGACCCGGCAATCCCTGCCGCGCCGCCCGACTGGCTTTCGATCGAGGTGCGCGCCAAGCCGTTGAGTGTCGCCGGGAGCAAGCCTTGCAGCACATCGGGCGCGATAGCGGGCGCGGCCTGGCCCGACTTCATGCGTTCGGCCGCCGCTTCCATTTTCTTGGTCGCTTCGTCGAGCTTGCCCATGTCGAGCGATCCTCCGCCCGGCATGTTGACCGTACCCGATACCGTGCCCGCACTCGACACCAGCCCGCCGCCGCCGAACAGCAGCGCAACGGGCGCGGTGATCAGGCCGACCGCGAGCGAGGCGACGACCAGGCACAGCACGACCACCGCCGTATAGCCGACCGCCTTGTCCTCGGGTGCCTTCATCAGCACCGGCAGCCCGAGATAGATCAGGTAGAGCGAGTAAAGTCCGCCGATGATGCCGAGCAGACCCAGCATCGGCATCAACCCGAAGATACCCGCAACCCAGCTCGCCGTTGCGCCATAGGCCGCGACCTTGAACGCAGAGAGCCGGTTCTTGGTGCCGCCGAACTGCGGCGCGAGCGCCTCGATCACCAGGGCCATGACATAGACCATGACCAGAGTCAGCGCGTAGCCGACGAGCGCCGTCACGATGCTGCTGAGCAATGTCGGGCGATAGACGATGCCGAACGCGCCATGCCCGAACATTTGCCCGCCGATCAGCGAGGCAACCGGGCCGATGGCCGCGAGCGGAATGACATGGCTTTTGTAGATATCGGCAATCGTCGACGGCTCGGCGTCGATGCGCGGCCATTCGGTCTTCGGCGTCAGCAGGATGTTCTTCACCCGCCCGATAAGGCTGTTGCCCGCCGGTCCCGGTCCTAAATCGCTCATGATCTTTCCCCTCTTGACGAGAATCGGGGCCGGGTCCGTTCCAGCAGGGCGCGACCCCCTTATTTCTCGAACCCCCGGGCCTTACCCCAGCTCCGCGCCGCTGTGTAGCCCAGATAGCCGGTACCGAAGAGCGCCCACATCGATTCGGGGATTGCGGCGAGGTAGGCAGTCATGCCCGCCGCGACGTTCGTTGCCATTTTCGGCTGGACCGCCGCGATCAGGCCCATCGGGATCGCCCACAGGATCATCGCGTACATGACATAGAGGAACGAGGGGCGCGCGCGGCTCGTCCAGGGGTCGGGGCTTTCGGCCTCGGCCACGATGGCGGACAACTGCGTGCGGAGCGTTTCCATGTCCTGCGACCCCTGCATCTTGAGCAGTTCGAGCTTGGCCGCATCGCGGGCGCGGGGATCGGGAATGATCTTGTCGATCAGGCCCGCAATCGGGGCGAACAGCGATTCGATGATGGGCATGTCTTTTCTCCAAAGGTCACAAAGGTCACACTTAAAACGGCGCGGCGCCCCGTTCGGGAGGGGGCGTCAGCCGAGGCGATTGGCCAGCCAGCCGTACAGAAACGCCTCATTGGCGGGTCGGCGTTCGGCGAGGTCGAGGTAGCGTTCGCCCTGCAATGCCTCGAGCGCCTTCATCAGCACGCTTTCGCCGTGCGGTTTACGGCGCGCGAGGAAGGCAGTGAGAGCCGCCTGGGTTGCATCGTCGATGCGCGGACCCGGCACGATGTCGGGGTAGTCCGCCGCGCCGCGATTGAGTGCGTTGAGCGCGCGCTGCAGGAACGACACCGCGACTGCCGGTCCCATGTTGACGCCGGTGTCGAACAATTCCGCCGCGACATCGGGGGCCGCGTCAGCAATGCGGTCGAAGCCGGGGCGCACCCAATAAATGCGGCGATAGATCGCGACCGCCTCGTCGCGGGGAAAGACGCGCATCTCGCCGTGATAGCCATGTGCGCGGGCAACCGCCTCGGTAATCCCCCAGCGTGTCGCGCCGCCGCGGTCGGCGGGGTGGTCGCTAAAGCCGCCCTCGCGACCGATGACGGCGTCGATGAGCTCGTCGATATCCATGGCAACTAACCTTCTGCTTTGCCGAGTCGTTCGGAACATAACCAGAACGGTTAGGTGTAGGAAAGAGGCAAGGCGCAATAATTTTGGCGAAACTAAAATTGGGCGCACCGCGAGGCCTCCGACGGCCTCGCGCGGGCGAGGACGGACGGCGTGGCATTGCCACGATGAAGACGAGACTCGCTGTTGCCAATCCTTGCGTGCTTGCCTAAACGCCGCGCCTCGGTCGGGACGTAGCGCAGCCTGGTAGCGCATCACACTGGGGGTGTGGGGGTCGCAGGTTCGAATCCTGTCGTCCCGACCAAGATAGCAAAGATTTCTTAAGGTATTGATTTGTGAGATATAAACGTCTCACGGCGACCCACGTTAACTTGTTACCGTTTCGTGTCTGCGAGCGATCCCTGGGAATATCCGCACATTGTGCATTCGTGCGTGAGGCAGGCTTGTTCAGGGCTTTGTCGAGATTGCAGCCGTTCGCTCATAGCCTGTAAGCCCTGATCGTTGCTGTCGTCGTTTTTGTCATATGGACGGCAAAGGTGCTGGCAGCGCCAAGGAATGCACGTGACGATCCTCGTTTTTTTGGACGAACCGTGCCCCTGCCCGTGCCTCAATAAGCGCCTCTCCCGCCAACTACGGCGGGAATTGTGCGCGCGAGCAGCGCAAGGTCCTGCCGCAGCGAGGGCTTGTCGAGATAAGCTATGTCCATCGCCACCTGTTCCTCGAAAGGGATTTCAGCACGGCCCGAGACTTGCCATGTGCAGGTAATTCCGGGCTTGCCCGCCAGCCGCGGCCAGACACGGTCGTGATAACTGATAACCTCCTTGGGCAGTGCCGGGCGCGGGCCGACCAGCGCCATCGAGCCACCGACCACATTCAACAATTGCGGCAATTCATCGATCGAGAAGCGACGAATGAAACGTCCGACGCGCGTGATACGCGGGTCGTGACGCATTTTGAAACAGGTCGCGTCGCGCTCCGACTGGGCGCGCAGTGCTTCGAGCCGCGCCTCGGCATCGACCGCCATCGAGCGGAACTTGAGCATCAAAAAGGGCTTGCCGTCACGCCCGATCCGCGTTTGCCGGAAAAGAACGGGGCCGCCGTCCTCGAGGCGGATCGCGACGGCGACCGCCGTGAGCAGCGGTGCGAGGATGACCAGCGCTGCTGTGCCTGCCGCAACGTCGAGCCCGCGCTTGATCATCCGGCGGCCCAGCCCGGCAAGGTCGCGCACGGCAAGGGCATGGGCGCAAGCACGGGCGAGGAACACCCCGTTGCCGGCGAGGTAGCGCCGTGCCATCCGGCGCGGTTCCTGCGCCAGCCGCCATACCCATTCGAGACCCGTCTGGCGCAGCGCCAGCGGTGCGCGAGGAATGCGCCCGGCATAATAGTCGAACAGCCCCCCGACGCCCATGACAACGGGTGCCGCGAGTGCATCGGCGAAGTGCGCGATCCAGCGCTCCTGCCTGGGCACGCCAAAGCCGACGAGAACGATCTTCGCGCCGGACGCGTTGATCGCATCGAGCACCGCTTCCTCCGCCTCGGGCGCGTAAAAGCCGTGCATCGCTCCGGCGACCTTGAGGTCCGGGAAGCGCGCCCGCATCGCCGAGCCCGCCGCGTGGGCAACGCCGGGCTGGCCACCAAGCAGGAAAATCGGCACGCCGGTATCAGTGGCGCGCGCGCATAGCTCGGGAAACAGGTCGGTGCCGTTGAGGTTCTCGCCAAGGCGGACGCCCGCAAGCCCGGCGGCGATCCGTATCCCGATCCCGTCGGGCAGCAGCATGTCCGATTTCTTGAGGGCGCGCCGGTAACGCGGATCGCGCGCGGCGATATTGACGCAATGCGCGTTGACGAAACTGACGACGGTAGGTGTGCCGATCAGCGCGCGCAGCACAAGATCGTCGGCCACGTCGGCGCGCGTTCGCGCGGCAAGCTTCAGGCCGAAGAGGGTGGCGGCAGGCCGCGCGATGCGCGGGGCGAAACTGACGGGCGAAGGCATGGTGAAAGCGGTCATGGAGCAACAAGTCCCTGTGACGATTGACGCGGGTGCCAGTTCAGGGGACGTGCCAGAAATGCGGATTTGAGGCGTTCGGCGCGCCTCGATGGTTAACCGACCGGGAGCGTTGCAGTCCGCGATTGCATTGCGCATGCCAAACGCAGCCGTTTTTGCAAAATGCAAGAGCGGCGCCGGATGGATGCCCCGTGCGACAGGCTTGGCACGGAATTTGGATAGGAGCTCGTGATGATCGCGCTCCTCACCCGCCCATACGCCGATTTCGCGCGGCGTTCCCCTGATCTGGCCGTGCTCGCGCGCGGTCTCGCCGCCTATGGTGGCGGCGAGATCGCGACGCGGGCGGTGCGCATCGTCGCGATCGTAGTCATCGCGCGCCATGTCGATGCGGTCGAACTCGGCACAGCGGCGCTCGCGCTCTCGCTGTTCGAGCTGGTGCGCGTGCTCGCCAATGCGGGGATCGGCCAGCGTATTATCGCGGCAGCGGATGCCGAGCTCGACGCAGTCTGCGTCCGTGCGGCCCAATTGTTCTGGTTTTGGTGTG
Protein-coding regions in this window:
- a CDS encoding S24 family peptidase, whose protein sequence is MTDARTALDQLIRDRGEDYASLSRLLGRNAAYIQQFIRRGTPRKLDEEDRRTLARYFRVDEAVLGGPRTPVIAKPQSRRGADFVRIPRLAIGASAGPGALDTEDAAAGEFVLDARSVRALGDAGMLSMIQVSGDSMEPTLGDSDDILVDRSDAAERVRDGIYVLRFDDALNVKRIAMNPEGRRFTVRSDNPAYPSWPDCDPARIDIIGRVVWVGRRVR
- a CDS encoding Yip1 family protein translates to MSDLGPGPAGNSLIGRVKNILLTPKTEWPRIDAEPSTIADIYKSHVIPLAAIGPVASLIGGQMFGHGAFGIVYRPTLLSSIVTALVGYALTLVMVYVMALVIEALAPQFGGTKNRLSAFKVAAYGATASWVAGIFGLMPMLGLLGIIGGLYSLYLIYLGLPVLMKAPEDKAVGYTAVVVLCLVVASLAVGLITAPVALLFGGGGLVSSAGTVSGTVNMPGGGSLDMGKLDEATKKMEAAAERMKSGQAAPAIAPDVLQGLLPATLNGLARTSIESQSGGAAGIAGSNAEARYGSGDSEIKLSVTDMGAMGGLAALGGALNVQSSKQEGTSYEKVGKVDGRMTTEKFDTADKRGSYGTIVGDRVMVQAEGHAASIDVLKAAVAGVDLAKVEGLARE
- a CDS encoding holin family protein — encoded protein: MPIIESLFAPIAGLIDKIIPDPRARDAAKLELLKMQGSQDMETLRTQLSAIVAEAESPDPWTSRARPSFLYVMYAMILWAIPMGLIAAVQPKMATNVAAGMTAYLAAIPESMWALFGTGYLGYTAARSWGKARGFEK
- a CDS encoding glycoside hydrolase family 108 protein, whose product is MDIDELIDAVIGREGGFSDHPADRGGATRWGITEAVARAHGYHGEMRVFPRDEAVAIYRRIYWVRPGFDRIADAAPDVAAELFDTGVNMGPAVAVSFLQRALNALNRGAADYPDIVPGPRIDDATQAALTAFLARRKPHGESVLMKALEALQGERYLDLAERRPANEAFLYGWLANRLG
- a CDS encoding WecB/TagA/CpsF family glycosyltransferase translates to MTAFTMPSPVSFAPRIARPAATLFGLKLAARTRADVADDLVLRALIGTPTVVSFVNAHCVNIAARDPRYRRALKKSDMLLPDGIGIRIAAGLAGVRLGENLNGTDLFPELCARATDTGVPIFLLGGQPGVAHAAGSAMRARFPDLKVAGAMHGFYAPEAEEAVLDAINASGAKIVLVGFGVPRQERWIAHFADALAAPVVMGVGGLFDYYAGRIPRAPLALRQTGLEWVWRLAQEPRRMARRYLAGNGVFLARACAHALAVRDLAGLGRRMIKRGLDVAAGTAALVILAPLLTAVAVAIRLEDGGPVLFRQTRIGRDGKPFLMLKFRSMAVDAEARLEALRAQSERDATCFKMRHDPRITRVGRFIRRFSIDELPQLLNVVGGSMALVGPRPALPKEVISYHDRVWPRLAGKPGITCTWQVSGRAEIPFEEQVAMDIAYLDKPSLRQDLALLARTIPAVVGGRGAY